A window of Tautonia plasticadhaerens contains these coding sequences:
- a CDS encoding urea ABC transporter substrate-binding protein, whose product MLRRLAAGVALTLVATAAVVGGLAVAGVIGPRATPITVGILHSRTGPMAESERGVIDATVLALEQLNERGGVLGRPVRWVVADGASDEAVFAREATRLIEEEGVLAIFGCWTSASRKAVRPIVEQSDHLLFYPVQYEGCELSPNIVYLGAAPNQQIIPAVSWSLDRLGTSCFLVGSDYIFPRVANAIIRDQLTALGGRVAGEAYVPLTATAMDELVERIVAAEPDVIFNTINGAANAPFFDALAEATRDRRRIPVVSFSIAEVELQSMGDLRSVVGHYAAWNYFQGLDRPANRSFLAAFRARFGKARAVSDPMEAAYVGVRLWAQTLEEAGRVSPAEVRRALRRQSLEAPEGVVSIDPETQHAWKVARIGRVTEDGGFEVVWASDRPVMPVPYPIFRPRSAWDDLVRDLYTGWGERWSNPAGAAEYVAGESAGPEAAGPRPGEGAPDRGAAGAAGEVGG is encoded by the coding sequence GTGTTGAGGCGACTGGCGGCGGGGGTGGCGCTGACGCTGGTGGCGACGGCCGCGGTCGTCGGCGGCCTGGCCGTGGCGGGGGTGATCGGGCCGCGCGCGACGCCGATCACGGTCGGCATCCTGCACTCCCGGACCGGCCCGATGGCCGAGAGCGAGCGCGGGGTGATCGACGCCACGGTGCTGGCCCTCGAGCAGCTCAACGAGCGGGGCGGCGTCCTCGGTCGGCCGGTACGGTGGGTGGTCGCCGATGGCGCGTCGGACGAGGCGGTGTTCGCCAGGGAGGCGACCCGGCTCATCGAGGAGGAGGGGGTCCTGGCGATCTTCGGCTGCTGGACCTCGGCCAGCCGGAAGGCGGTGCGGCCGATCGTCGAGCAGTCCGACCACCTGCTCTTCTACCCGGTGCAGTACGAGGGCTGCGAGCTGTCCCCGAACATCGTCTATCTGGGGGCCGCGCCCAACCAGCAGATCATCCCCGCCGTGTCGTGGAGCCTGGACCGGCTGGGGACGTCGTGCTTCCTGGTGGGGTCCGACTACATCTTCCCCCGGGTGGCCAACGCCATCATCCGCGATCAGCTGACCGCGCTGGGAGGCCGGGTGGCCGGCGAGGCGTACGTGCCGCTGACGGCCACGGCGATGGACGAGCTCGTCGAGCGGATCGTGGCGGCCGAGCCGGACGTGATCTTCAACACGATCAACGGCGCGGCCAACGCCCCATTCTTCGACGCCCTGGCCGAGGCGACCCGGGACCGTCGCCGTATTCCGGTGGTGTCGTTCAGCATCGCCGAGGTGGAACTCCAGTCGATGGGCGACCTGAGGTCCGTGGTCGGCCATTACGCGGCCTGGAATTACTTCCAGGGCCTGGACCGGCCGGCGAACCGGTCGTTCCTCGCCGCGTTCCGGGCGCGGTTCGGCAAGGCCAGGGCGGTGAGCGACCCGATGGAGGCGGCCTACGTGGGGGTGAGGCTCTGGGCGCAGACGCTGGAGGAGGCGGGCCGGGTCTCCCCGGCGGAGGTGCGACGGGCCCTGCGTCGGCAGAGCCTCGAGGCCCCCGAGGGCGTGGTCAGCATCGACCCGGAGACGCAGCACGCCTGGAAGGTCGCCCGGATCGGCCGGGTGACGGAGGACGGCGGGTTCGAGGTCGTCTGGGCCTCGGACCGGCCGGTGATGCCGGTCCCCTATCCGATCTTTCGCCCCAGGTCGGCATGGGACGACCTGGTGCGGGATCTCTACACGGGGTGGGGTGAACGCTGGAGCAACCCCGCGGGGGCGGCCGAGTACGTCGCCGGAGAGTCGGCCGGGCCCGAGGCGGCGGGGCCTCGGCCGGGGGAGGGGGCACCCGATCGGGGCGCGGCCGGGGCGGCGGGGGAGGTCGGCGGATGA
- a CDS encoding hybrid sensor histidine kinase/response regulator has protein sequence MSDGGGLDLTLLDLFRQEAGEYVDTLSKGLLAIEQGDAVPSALEPMMRAAHSLKGAARIVGLAAAERLAHALEDVMVASQRGDITLAGHAVDAGLEAVDWLASCASTSNEELPAWAEAEADRADRLAASLRAVAEGRPPTTPVPLPPGEALGTPRAGPPAEPESEPPAPPARADSAEAYLDDLSLLELFRQEAEVYVQTLSEGLVALDLEGAVPSALEPMMRAAHSLKGAARIVGHAAAERLAHALEDVMVASQRGAITLRPEGVDTCLRAVDLLSECGGLDESSFEDWHRSNSGRVDDLESALRAIAEGGEVTPRASPHAGPTSPAAPGADEPEAAAPASPPGSGDATPPVPTATPGVGPPPGKAAPATSPDAVVRVAAGSLTQLLGLAGESLVEVRQLRPLVDALMAVRGHHAGLCESLRKLRRRDAGGADRPGEDLARLEAMGHAQDAADRSLAEVDRVLESLERYARRNEELSERLHHEVIQSRMRPLADGVRGFPRMVRDVARQLGKKVRFEVVGDRTGVDRDILDRLEAPLNHLIRNALDHGLETPEDRVAAGKPAEGAVRLEGRHQAGMLHLTVSDDGRGLDPERLRAKVVERGLAGAAMAAQMTDAELFEFLFLPGFSTKGEVTELSGRGVGLDVVQSMVQSVGGMLQTASTPGKGTQFHLRLPITRSVIRALLVGIGGEPYAVPLNRLDRVVVAAPDELEELEGRPFIRVDDDQPIGLVPAALVLGLGEDPGWPVAGGRSPIVVVADRGQRFGMVVDALIGERDLDIRPLDARLGKVPDVAGASVLDDGRVVLILDVEDLVRSIDARLQGHRFRLAASDARPVEAGGEGPGPKRILVVDDSITVRELERQLLANHGYEVDTAVDGMDGWNALRQGRYDLVVSDVDMPRLDGIGLVRLVRDDPRLRGLPVVIVSYKDRAEDRLRGLDAGADAYLTKGSFHDETFISTVVDLIGEAVRR, from the coding sequence ATGAGCGACGGGGGCGGGCTGGACCTCACGCTGCTCGACCTGTTCCGCCAGGAGGCGGGCGAATACGTCGACACGTTGTCCAAGGGGCTGCTGGCGATCGAACAAGGGGACGCAGTCCCGTCGGCGTTGGAGCCGATGATGCGGGCGGCGCACTCGCTCAAGGGGGCGGCCCGCATCGTCGGGCTCGCCGCCGCCGAGCGCCTCGCCCACGCCCTCGAGGACGTCATGGTCGCCTCACAACGCGGCGACATCACCCTGGCGGGGCACGCGGTCGACGCCGGGCTCGAGGCGGTCGACTGGCTGGCCTCGTGCGCCTCGACCTCGAACGAGGAGCTGCCGGCGTGGGCCGAGGCCGAGGCGGATCGGGCGGATCGGCTCGCCGCCTCGCTGCGGGCCGTGGCCGAGGGCCGCCCGCCGACGACGCCCGTTCCCCTTCCTCCGGGCGAGGCCCTGGGTACGCCCCGCGCCGGGCCCCCCGCCGAGCCCGAGTCCGAGCCCCCGGCTCCCCCGGCCCGGGCCGATTCGGCCGAGGCGTACCTGGACGACCTGTCGCTGCTGGAGCTGTTCCGCCAGGAGGCGGAGGTCTACGTGCAGACGCTGTCGGAGGGGCTGGTCGCGTTGGACCTCGAGGGGGCGGTCCCGTCGGCGTTGGAGCCGATGATGCGGGCGGCGCACTCGCTCAAGGGGGCGGCCCGCATCGTCGGGCACGCCGCCGCCGAGCGCCTCGCCCACGCCCTCGAGGACGTCATGGTCGCCTCACAACGCGGCGCCATCACCCTGCGGCCCGAGGGGGTGGACACCTGCCTGAGGGCCGTCGACCTGCTCTCGGAGTGCGGCGGGCTCGACGAGTCGAGCTTCGAGGACTGGCACCGGTCGAACTCGGGACGGGTGGACGACCTCGAATCCGCGCTCCGGGCCATCGCCGAGGGCGGGGAGGTTACCCCGCGGGCGTCGCCGCACGCCGGGCCGACGTCGCCCGCCGCCCCCGGGGCGGACGAGCCCGAGGCGGCCGCACCCGCGTCGCCCCCGGGATCCGGGGATGCGACTCCCCCCGTCCCGACGGCGACGCCCGGGGTCGGGCCGCCCCCGGGGAAGGCGGCCCCGGCGACCTCGCCCGACGCGGTGGTGAGGGTGGCGGCCGGGAGCCTGACGCAATTGCTGGGGCTGGCCGGCGAGTCCCTCGTCGAGGTGCGGCAGCTCAGGCCGCTGGTCGACGCCCTGATGGCCGTGAGGGGGCACCACGCGGGGCTCTGCGAATCGCTCCGGAAGCTCCGGCGTCGCGACGCCGGGGGGGCCGACCGGCCCGGGGAGGACCTCGCCCGCCTCGAGGCGATGGGGCACGCGCAGGATGCCGCCGATCGCAGCCTGGCCGAGGTGGACCGCGTCCTGGAATCGCTCGAACGCTACGCCCGTCGGAACGAGGAGCTGTCCGAGCGCCTCCACCACGAGGTGATCCAGAGCCGGATGCGGCCGCTGGCCGACGGGGTCCGGGGCTTCCCCCGGATGGTCCGGGACGTGGCCCGTCAGCTGGGCAAGAAGGTCCGCTTCGAGGTGGTGGGCGATCGGACCGGCGTGGACCGCGACATCCTCGACCGGCTCGAGGCGCCGCTCAATCACCTGATCCGCAACGCCCTCGACCACGGGCTCGAAACGCCCGAGGACCGCGTCGCCGCCGGCAAGCCGGCCGAGGGGGCGGTCCGGCTGGAGGGGAGGCACCAGGCGGGGATGCTGCACCTGACCGTCTCGGACGACGGCCGGGGCCTCGACCCCGAGCGGCTCCGGGCCAAGGTCGTCGAGCGGGGGCTGGCCGGCGCGGCGATGGCGGCGCAGATGACCGACGCCGAGCTGTTCGAGTTCCTGTTCCTGCCCGGCTTCTCGACCAAGGGGGAGGTGACCGAGCTCTCCGGCCGGGGGGTGGGGTTGGACGTGGTGCAGAGCATGGTGCAGTCGGTCGGCGGGATGCTCCAGACGGCCTCGACGCCGGGCAAGGGGACCCAGTTCCACCTCCGGCTGCCGATCACCCGATCCGTGATCCGGGCGCTGCTGGTGGGGATCGGCGGGGAGCCGTACGCGGTGCCGCTGAACCGGCTCGATCGCGTGGTCGTCGCCGCCCCCGACGAGCTGGAGGAGCTGGAGGGCAGGCCGTTCATCCGGGTGGACGACGACCAGCCGATCGGCCTGGTCCCGGCCGCGCTGGTGCTGGGCCTGGGAGAGGACCCGGGATGGCCGGTCGCCGGGGGCCGGTCCCCGATCGTGGTGGTCGCCGACCGCGGGCAGCGCTTCGGGATGGTGGTCGACGCCCTGATCGGCGAGCGGGACCTGGACATCCGGCCGCTGGACGCGAGGCTGGGCAAGGTGCCCGACGTGGCCGGGGCCTCGGTCCTGGACGACGGCCGGGTGGTCCTGATTTTGGACGTCGAGGATCTCGTCCGGTCGATCGACGCGAGGCTGCAAGGCCATCGGTTCCGGCTGGCGGCGTCGGATGCCCGGCCGGTCGAGGCGGGCGGGGAGGGCCCGGGGCCGAAGCGGATCCTGGTGGTGGACGACTCGATCACGGTCCGGGAGCTGGAACGCCAGCTGCTGGCCAACCACGGGTACGAGGTGGACACGGCGGTCGACGGCATGGACGGGTGGAATGCCCTGCGGCAGGGGCGGTATGATCTGGTGGTCAGCGACGTGGACATGCCGAGGCTGGACGGGATCGGGCTGGTCCGACTCGTCCGCGACGACCCTCGGCTGCGCGGGCTCCCCGTGGTCATCGTGTCCTACAAGGACCGGGCGGAAGACCGCCTCCGCGGCCTCGACGCCGGGGCCGACGCCTACCTGACCAAGGGGAGCTTCCACGACGAGACGTTCATTTCGACCGTCGTCGACCTGATCGGGGAGGCGGTGCGGCGGTGA
- a CDS encoding helix-turn-helix domain-containing protein has translation MPRPTKFSPEVGEEFLRLLAGGRSRSEATDALGIGRRTLQDWLRRGREGEPTFAAWAERVDRVAALRRRGRIRASWDRYEAESKERWTRSKRAREEYWKERLGPLEFWSRRLAWLAARGKWEAYRRTIERLKAEGFRTNATL, from the coding sequence ATGCCACGACCCACCAAGTTCAGCCCGGAGGTCGGCGAGGAGTTCCTCCGCCTCCTTGCCGGAGGGCGGTCCCGGAGCGAGGCGACCGACGCACTCGGCATCGGCCGACGGACCCTCCAGGACTGGCTCCGCCGAGGCCGGGAAGGAGAGCCGACCTTCGCGGCCTGGGCCGAGCGGGTCGATCGGGTGGCGGCGCTGCGTCGCCGGGGACGGATCCGGGCGTCCTGGGATCGCTACGAGGCCGAGTCGAAGGAGCGATGGACGCGGTCCAAGCGGGCCCGGGAGGAGTACTGGAAGGAACGGCTCGGGCCGCTGGAGTTCTGGAGCCGTCGCCTGGCGTGGCTGGCGGCGCGGGGGAAGTGGGAGGCGTACCGCCGGACGATCGAGCGGCTCAAGGCCGAGGGTTTCCGCACCAATGCAACACTATAA
- a CDS encoding chemotaxis protein CheW — protein MNGHDPDDDRGLRADARRLSEEARRLFDRPAPPGYLAEWAAVLAEPEAEDSGDTASLLVFRLGRSWLAVRTPILVEVVEARPVHRVPHRVGGLLRGLVNIRGRLTPCVDLARLLSLDARAPGAGGGEGRRIVVAEGARGAGWVAFEADEVVGVHVVPADRLRGLPSTVERAEGHCEATFRWRDRTVGVLDSGRFLDALEAFDR, from the coding sequence ATGAACGGGCACGACCCCGACGACGACCGGGGCCTTCGGGCCGACGCCCGCAGGCTCTCCGAGGAGGCACGACGCCTGTTCGACCGGCCCGCCCCGCCGGGCTACCTGGCCGAGTGGGCGGCCGTGCTGGCCGAGCCGGAGGCGGAGGATTCCGGCGACACCGCCTCGCTGCTGGTCTTCCGGTTGGGTCGCAGCTGGCTGGCGGTCCGGACGCCGATCCTCGTCGAGGTCGTCGAGGCCCGGCCGGTCCACCGCGTGCCGCACCGCGTCGGCGGCCTGCTCCGGGGGCTGGTGAACATCCGGGGGCGGCTGACGCCCTGCGTCGACCTGGCCCGGCTGCTGTCGCTCGACGCCCGGGCGCCGGGCGCGGGCGGGGGGGAGGGGAGGCGGATCGTGGTGGCGGAGGGGGCCCGGGGGGCCGGCTGGGTCGCCTTCGAGGCCGACGAGGTGGTCGGCGTACACGTCGTCCCTGCCGACCGGCTCCGGGGGCTCCCGTCGACGGTCGAGCGGGCGGAGGGCCACTGCGAGGCGACCTTCCGCTGGCGGGACCGGACCGTGGGGGTCCTCGACTCGGGGCGGTTCCTCGACGCGTTGGAGGCCTTCGACCGATGA
- a CDS encoding methyl-accepting chemotaxis protein → MSWSSRAEAARRLSRLVPRSIAGRLTFWFLAIALVPCLALTTLLDRISSRSIAETVRRNLGVIQAARATELEQFAGDRIRYGTSLSRAPAFVATADRLAEIVGRGGKDSPEYRELIDRGRETLTHTMETLGYPEVVMFSPDGTLLLRSAGAPDPGPDLASGPLRGSPLARLVVRTRTLLMADLSAFATYPGSDESIAFVGTPLLGDDGRLVGVLALQLDNRDVFRVFSDHTGLGETGEVLVGALDRPEGAEGGRTVTIVSPLRHATSEDSETATVPLPGGGEATVSKRIRLGSDRALPLQEAVLARRGYGRAVDYRGEPTVAAWGYLPSYRWGLVVKQDADEAFELIARQRTAMAMLLGLTAVGVVTAALLVAGSLARPIRAAAEVARRIAVGDLTGQVDLHAEGEPGQLLAAFRTMTEYLRGLIGRMKSSSVQLLGTATTISAASRQQEQSVQAYGASTNQAAAAVKQITATSQELLGTMNDVNEVAAGTGAMAAEGHEALVNMDHSMRILAESTGSISSRLSVISERANNINLVVTTITKVADQTNLLSINAAIEAEKAGEYGRGFLVVAREIRRLADQTAVATLDIERMVKEMQQSVSAGVMEMDKFHEQVRQGVEEVNRVAGSLGQIIDAVRDLTPRFEQVTDGMRAQALGAEQIREAMVHLSEGAGQSAASLREFNDATERLRQAVGTLRDDIAFFKLEPPAPPVASGGDAAAGRA, encoded by the coding sequence ATGAGTTGGTCCTCGAGGGCGGAGGCGGCCCGACGGCTCTCCCGGCTGGTGCCGCGCTCGATCGCCGGCCGGCTGACCTTCTGGTTCCTGGCGATCGCCCTGGTCCCGTGCCTGGCGCTGACGACGCTGCTGGACCGGATCTCGTCGCGGTCGATCGCCGAGACGGTGCGGCGGAACCTGGGCGTGATCCAGGCGGCGAGGGCGACCGAATTGGAGCAGTTCGCCGGGGACCGGATCCGGTACGGCACGTCGCTGTCCCGGGCCCCGGCCTTCGTCGCCACGGCCGATCGCCTGGCGGAGATCGTCGGGCGAGGCGGGAAGGACTCCCCCGAGTATCGCGAGCTGATCGACCGGGGCCGGGAGACGCTCACGCACACGATGGAGACGCTCGGCTATCCGGAGGTCGTGATGTTCTCGCCCGACGGGACGCTGCTGCTCCGATCGGCCGGGGCGCCCGACCCGGGCCCGGATCTCGCGTCCGGGCCGCTCCGAGGCTCCCCGCTGGCCAGGCTGGTGGTGCGGACCCGGACGCTCCTCATGGCCGACCTGTCGGCCTTCGCGACCTATCCCGGTTCGGACGAGTCGATCGCCTTCGTGGGCACGCCGCTGCTGGGTGACGACGGCCGGTTGGTCGGCGTGCTGGCCCTGCAACTGGACAACCGCGACGTGTTCCGCGTCTTCTCCGACCACACCGGGCTGGGAGAGACGGGGGAGGTCCTGGTCGGCGCCCTCGATCGCCCCGAAGGGGCCGAAGGGGGCCGCACGGTGACGATCGTCTCCCCGCTCCGCCACGCGACGTCGGAGGACTCCGAGACGGCCACCGTCCCGCTGCCGGGCGGCGGGGAGGCGACCGTCAGCAAGCGGATCAGGCTGGGATCGGATCGGGCCTTGCCGCTGCAAGAGGCGGTCCTGGCGCGGCGGGGATACGGCCGGGCCGTCGACTACCGGGGCGAGCCGACCGTGGCCGCCTGGGGGTACCTGCCGAGCTACCGATGGGGCCTGGTGGTCAAGCAGGACGCCGACGAGGCGTTCGAGCTGATCGCCCGGCAGCGGACGGCCATGGCCATGCTGCTCGGCCTGACGGCCGTCGGCGTGGTGACGGCGGCCCTCCTGGTGGCCGGGAGCCTGGCCCGGCCGATCCGGGCGGCGGCGGAGGTGGCGCGCCGGATCGCCGTCGGCGACCTGACCGGGCAGGTCGACCTGCACGCCGAGGGGGAGCCCGGGCAGTTGCTGGCCGCCTTCCGCACCATGACCGAGTACCTCCGGGGCCTGATCGGCCGGATGAAGTCGTCCAGCGTGCAGCTGCTCGGCACGGCGACGACGATCTCGGCGGCGTCCCGGCAGCAGGAGCAGTCGGTACAGGCCTACGGCGCCTCGACCAATCAGGCCGCCGCCGCGGTGAAGCAGATCACCGCCACCAGCCAGGAATTGCTGGGGACGATGAACGACGTGAACGAGGTGGCCGCCGGCACCGGCGCCATGGCGGCCGAGGGGCACGAGGCGCTGGTCAACATGGACCACTCGATGCGCATCCTGGCCGAGTCGACCGGCTCGATCAGTTCCCGGCTGTCGGTCATCAGCGAGCGGGCCAACAACATCAACCTCGTGGTGACGACCATCACCAAGGTGGCCGACCAGACCAACCTGCTGTCGATCAACGCGGCGATCGAGGCCGAGAAGGCCGGGGAGTACGGGCGGGGGTTCCTGGTGGTGGCCCGGGAGATCCGGCGCCTGGCCGACCAGACCGCCGTGGCCACGCTGGACATCGAGCGGATGGTCAAGGAGATGCAGCAGAGCGTCTCGGCCGGCGTGATGGAGATGGACAAGTTCCACGAGCAGGTGCGCCAGGGGGTCGAGGAGGTGAACCGGGTCGCCGGCAGCCTCGGCCAGATCATCGACGCGGTCCGGGACCTGACCCCCCGGTTCGAGCAGGTCACTGACGGGATGCGCGCCCAGGCCCTCGGGGCCGAGCAGATCCGGGAGGCGATGGTCCACCTGAGCGAGGGGGCCGGCCAGTCGGCCGCGTCGCTCCGCGAGTTCAACGACGCGACCGAGCGGCTCCGGCAGGCCGTCGGCACGCTGCGGGACGACATCGCGTTCTTCAAGCTGGAACCCCCGGCGCCACCGGTCGCATCGGGCGGCGACGCGGCGGCGGGGCGGGCGTGA
- a CDS encoding CheR family methyltransferase — translation MGAPESEPDLIAAERVLGERIGLNPDSLGRGPIAQAVTARRKALGLAAGAYAGVLSGREDEPQALIEEVVVPESWFFRDRLPFEHLAMVLAPAWRDDPGRPPLRSLCLPCAGGEEPYSVVIALLDSGLPPGRFRVVAVDVSRRELDRARAATYRSHSFRGVDAAVRDRHFDRVGEAWRVASPARDLVDWQQGNLLDPALADRFGDFDVVFCRNLLIYFHDEARRRASAAFGRLVTPGGTLFVGHAEAGLPLGPAFLATGRPGTFAFLRSRDDPAGDGPPPRPGPPRRVDAPAPRPGARSATGGPRATRPATAPGRRTPPVTASGEAPGATDTVERAAELANQGAWEAATAMAGRLVSRSPSDPSAHVLLGAIAQGAGRSDLAEASFRRAVYLDGHRVDALLALAALAEAKGDRAAAANYRRRADRADRREVGS, via the coding sequence ATGGGCGCCCCCGAGTCGGAGCCCGACCTGATCGCCGCCGAGCGGGTGCTGGGGGAGCGGATCGGACTGAACCCCGACTCGTTGGGCCGGGGGCCGATCGCGCAGGCGGTGACGGCGAGGCGGAAGGCCCTCGGGCTCGCCGCCGGGGCCTACGCGGGGGTGCTGTCGGGCCGGGAGGACGAGCCCCAGGCGCTGATCGAGGAGGTGGTGGTCCCCGAGAGCTGGTTCTTCCGCGACCGGCTCCCATTCGAGCACCTCGCGATGGTCCTCGCCCCGGCCTGGAGGGACGACCCGGGCCGGCCGCCGTTGCGGTCGCTCTGCCTGCCCTGCGCGGGGGGTGAGGAGCCCTACTCGGTGGTGATCGCCCTCCTGGATTCCGGCCTGCCCCCGGGGCGATTCCGCGTGGTGGCCGTCGACGTCAGCCGCCGGGAACTGGACCGCGCCCGGGCCGCGACCTACCGGTCGCATTCGTTCCGGGGCGTGGACGCCGCCGTCCGGGACCGCCACTTCGACCGGGTCGGGGAGGCGTGGCGGGTCGCGTCTCCCGCCCGAGACCTCGTCGACTGGCAGCAGGGTAATCTCCTCGACCCCGCGCTGGCGGACCGGTTCGGGGACTTCGACGTGGTGTTCTGCCGGAATCTCCTGATCTACTTCCACGACGAGGCGAGGCGCCGGGCCTCGGCGGCGTTCGGGAGGCTGGTCACGCCGGGGGGGACCCTGTTCGTCGGGCACGCCGAGGCGGGCCTGCCGCTCGGCCCGGCCTTCCTCGCGACGGGGAGGCCGGGGACGTTCGCGTTCCTCCGATCGCGCGACGACCCGGCCGGGGACGGCCCCCCGCCGCGTCCGGGTCCGCCGCGGCGGGTCGACGCCCCGGCCCCCCGGCCCGGGGCCCGGTCGGCGACGGGAGGCCCGAGGGCGACCCGCCCGGCGACCGCCCCGGGTCGCCGCACGCCCCCGGTCACGGCGTCCGGCGAGGCCCCCGGGGCGACGGACACCGTCGAACGCGCGGCCGAGCTGGCCAATCAGGGCGCCTGGGAGGCGGCGACGGCCATGGCCGGTCGCCTGGTGTCGCGGTCGCCGTCGGATCCGTCGGCGCACGTCCTGCTGGGCGCGATCGCGCAGGGCGCCGGCCGGTCGGATCTGGCCGAGGCGTCCTTCCGGCGCGCGGTCTACCTGGACGGCCATCGCGTCGACGCGTTGCTGGCGCTGGCGGCGCTGGCCGAGGCGAAGGGGGACCGGGCCGCCGCCGCGAACTACCGACGCCGGGCCGATCGGGCGGACCGGCGGGAGGTCGGATCATGA
- a CDS encoding chemotaxis protein CheW yields the protein MMVLTFEAGGERYGVDVSLVEEVVPRVALRRLPYASSAVAGLLDYRGEVVAVIDLGRLVDALPCEDRLSTRVVLFGADREGRRLGLAAERVSELSDVSGLELTTLAAPVQRVGFLGPVARVDGQLVQLIEPSRLLVEVAGRDGVDPAGEPAGASAARTE from the coding sequence ATGATGGTGCTGACGTTCGAGGCCGGGGGTGAACGCTACGGCGTGGACGTCTCGCTCGTGGAGGAGGTGGTCCCCCGGGTCGCCCTGAGGCGGCTGCCCTACGCCTCCTCGGCCGTCGCCGGGCTGCTCGACTACCGGGGGGAGGTCGTGGCCGTCATCGACCTCGGCCGGCTGGTCGACGCCCTCCCGTGCGAGGACCGGCTGAGCACCCGGGTCGTCCTGTTCGGCGCCGACCGGGAGGGCCGCCGGCTCGGGCTGGCGGCCGAGCGGGTGAGCGAGCTGTCGGACGTCTCGGGCCTCGAACTGACCACGCTGGCCGCCCCGGTCCAGCGGGTGGGCTTCCTCGGCCCGGTCGCCCGGGTCGACGGGCAGTTGGTCCAGCTGATCGAGCCGTCCCGGCTGCTGGTCGAGGTGGCGGGGCGGGACGGGGTCGATCCGGCCGGAGAGCCGGCCGGGGCGTCGGCGGCCCGGACGGAGTGA